The Brevibacillus choshinensis genome includes the window ATCGCGGATGAAGGTGTGAACAAGTGGTTTGAGAAAATTGCCTTGAAGGACGCGATCAGCCGATTGACCGAACGCGAGCAACTCATTGTCTATCTGCGCTATTACAAAGATCAGACACAATCCGAGGTAGCCGAGCGACTAGGGATCTCGCAAGTTCAGGTATCGCGTCTCGAGAAGCGCATTCTGCTGACGATCAAAGACCAAATTGAACACTAGCAACGGAACAACGACGATACTTTACAGGAAAACAACGTTACAAAATGGTCATAACCCTGTCAAGTAAACAAAAAGGACGAAAAGAAGCAACGGCCGTTTCCCTGAAATCCACGGGGGAGCGGCCGTTGCATTTCTCTGTCTTTACGTGTGCAAATATTTCCCATTCCCGAATAGGTTGGATGGTTTCACTAGGAACAAGGATGTACCAGTCGAAAGGCCTGCTACGGAACTACCTGTACGCGGACAGATGGAGCAATTGGGGAATGGTGGAAAATGTGAAGCCACTTTCGCTGAGCACTTCGATAATATAAGGTAATGCTTCAAGTGTCCCTTTTACCGTTTCGGTAGGACCTGCGCAATGCTGCAATACGATGGATCCGTCCCTCACATGGCCAAGTATGTTTTTGGCTACCTGAGGGCCAGTAAGCCCTTTCCAGTCCCAACTATCGATATCCCACAGAAGGATTTCATGATCAAGTGAAGTTACTTTTCTGACGATGTCATCATTCAAATCTCCGTATGGTGGGCGAAATAACCTCGTTTTCACACCTGCTACACGATCGATTTCTTCCGTTGTACGCAAAACCTGAGTCTGCACGTCAGACAAGGGCAATTGCGTCAAATTCGGATGATCCCAGGTATGATTGCCGATGATATGCCCTTCATCCTTGATGCGCCTTAGCATCTGAGGATTTCTCTGCACTGCTTTGCCAACACACATGAAGGTTGCGTGAATCCGATAGTCAGCTAACACATCGAGAATACGCGGTGTCCATATTTGATCCGGACCATCATCAAAGGTAAGGGCTACTGCTTTTGGCCTTCGTGAGATTGGGGTACTACGTTCCATTACGTTCTCTCCGTTTCATCATCCTCAATCTTAAGTAGTTGGTTTTCATAGATCGTATCAGAAGCTAGATTATTCCAGATTTTTAGTTGTTCGACTGAAACGCCGTACTTTTTAGAAATATTCCAAAGAGTGTCTTCTTGTTTAACAAGATGAGTACTTTCCTTTGGACCGTCTGTATGATCTTGAACTTCCTCTGGTACATCACTGACCGCCAAGGAGTCATCCACATAGATCATGTCAGAAGTAAGTTTATTCCAGCTTTTAATCTTCTCGACTGTGACTCCATATTGCTTGGCGATTTCCCAAAGCGTATCTCCCTTTTTTACATGGTGCATTGCAGGTTTCTCTTTTTCATCATTGTTATCTCCGTTGAGTTCAATTCTGTCTTCCATCGTCAATATCCCATCCTCCTGTAAGACGGTAATCATATGCTCGGCTCGATGGCGATAGGTAGCATTACTGACAGCGAGCCTGCCTTGCTCACGTATAGGTTTGCACTCTTCTGGATGATCCAAGTAGTGGCGGATTAAACGCAAAGTTTCTTCGGGTGAGGATGAAGCTACGAGGTCTTTACCGGGTGTGAACAATCGCCTGATCTCAGGCGTATCTAGGGTGAAGAGAAATCCGCCTGATCCCAGTATTTCGTAGGTTCTTTGGGTAACCTGATTCTTGTAATTCTGCAAGCCAATGATGATGTCAGAAGAACTGTAGACTTTATTTGCATCTGTATAAGGCAAATACCCGTACTGCCACTCCCGGGGGATGTCCACTCCCAGATACGGCTTCATTTTATCCCAGTCACGACCAAAAAAATTGATTCGTATCTGCGCCTGAAGCAGTGGACGAATCAGTGTATGGAGAGAGGTAAGCCGATAATGATCGGGATATTTTTCGAAAACATGGGGATAGGCATTCGCAACTACTGAAATGGTACTTCGGTATCGAGCCTGACTCTCCACCGGATGATGGACACTGCTATGATGGCCGAAGTCCATGTGTGCCGCTTTTATACCCAAGCTATTGTAATGCTTCACCCAGGAAGGAGAAATCGTAAAAACAAAATGAGGCATGACCATTCGAATCAATGGCAAAGAGAAGGTCACCGCAAAGGTCGGGTCTTCCGTAGCCCAGTAAACAAGCGGAATGTCCGTGGCATGAACGTATTTTTGGATCCAATTTTGTCGTTGAAAAGTGTGCTCTGGTCCCCAGCCCATCATGACGATCAAATGGGGCTGGAAATCAGCAATCATCTTCGGAATGTTTTCTTCGGTTAATGGACCTGAGACCTTGACTTGGTGCCCAGCATCACGAAATCCGTTAGGCAAACCGTGGATCCACATGGGGTGGCTTTCCAAAAACAAAACACGCATGTTTTCACCTCAGATGATGGAGTGCATTTTTCCCAATACCATATGCAGTAACTGACGGTCTGGAAACGCCTTTAATAGATGGGCTATCGTAATTTAGGCACGATCCAGCTTTGAAATCATCCTTAGTTTTTCTAAGGCACTCTGAATCAATCGTTGATTATTCGTTTCGATCCCATGAAGGAGCTTCCAAAAGCTCATGACTTTTAAGTAAAAGTCCGTAATGCGTCTGAAGAAAGCTTTATCAATGGGTGCACCGTAGTGGCGAATAACCTGGGCAGCAAATTCCTGGCCATATGCTTTGTGCAGACCAACAAAATCATAAGCTGGGTCTCCCACCCACATGGAGCCAAAATCAATGACTCCGGAGATGGCTCTTTGCCTGGAATTGTAAAGGATATGTGCTGGTTTAAAATCATTGTGCAAAAGACAAGGTGAAAAGTGAAAGGATGCGGAGTCGGACAAAAATCGGGTAAATACACGATCCGTCCAGGCAATTAGTTGAGGATCCATATAGGGATAACATTTTCTTTTAATGGTTTCATAATTTCTCTGCCACGTTTTTATCGTCCAGGAAGCCTCTATAGTGGATGGAAATTCATTTTCTATTGGAAAGGTGTGGAGAGCAGTCAAAAATTCCCCCAGTTGTTTGGCAACTAGCTCCTTTTGCTTACTTGATAATGAATGCAGCGCTCTGGGCGAGAGCGGGTCCCCTTTGATGAGAGGGTAACCAACATACGTAATTTCGTCTGTTGGACTCGACGCGTAAAGAAATTGAGGAATTGGTAAGGGGAGCGATGGACCTAAAGTTGGTAAAATTCGCTGCTCTATTTGTAAGGTTTTTTTTGCGCTGTCTGTGCGGGGAAAGCGGAAGACAATTCGTCCTCCTACGACGACTACAAGGTTGGACCATCCCGATTCATTTATGCTGATTGATTCTTTTGAAAGTGCAGAATGTCGCGTTTTAATTAGGGTAATCAACTTATCTATTAACAACAACGCATTCATCCCCTCGACTGTCAGCCTCGATGATACATCATATGACACCGTTAAATAATGGGAAGAGCACGTGTGCATGGGTGTGCTTATTTTTTGTGTAAGCACTGGAGTGGCCTTTGTAGGGTATGGCATTTGAGGAGGGGCACATACTAGCGAATACATGAGAGGTTTCCAAAAGGAGGGGATCATTTGAACGATCCGATGTTTTTGCGCCTGCGCAAAAGACTGGCGGTAAAGCCAGAAGCTCTCATCACGATGGGGGATGTCTGTCAGATTTACTGGAACGGAGAACGGGAAGAAGCGATCAGTAG containing:
- a CDS encoding polysaccharide deacetylase family protein, with the protein product MERSTPISRRPKAVALTFDDGPDQIWTPRILDVLADYRIHATFMCVGKAVQRNPQMLRRIKDEGHIIGNHTWDHPNLTQLPLSDVQTQVLRTTEEIDRVAGVKTRLFRPPYGDLNDDIVRKVTSLDHEILLWDIDSWDWKGLTGPQVAKNILGHVRDGSIVLQHCAGPTETVKGTLEALPYIIEVLSESGFTFSTIPQLLHLSAYR
- a CDS encoding phosphotransferase family protein; the encoded protein is MLLIDKLITLIKTRHSALSKESISINESGWSNLVVVVGGRIVFRFPRTDSAKKTLQIEQRILPTLGPSLPLPIPQFLYASSPTDEITYVGYPLIKGDPLSPRALHSLSSKQKELVAKQLGEFLTALHTFPIENEFPSTIEASWTIKTWQRNYETIKRKCYPYMDPQLIAWTDRVFTRFLSDSASFHFSPCLLHNDFKPAHILYNSRQRAISGVIDFGSMWVGDPAYDFVGLHKAYGQEFAAQVIRHYGAPIDKAFFRRITDFYLKVMSFWKLLHGIETNNQRLIQSALEKLRMISKLDRA
- a CDS encoding LysM peptidoglycan-binding domain-containing protein, with the protein product MRVLFLESHPMWIHGLPNGFRDAGHQVKVSGPLTEENIPKMIADFQPHLIVMMGWGPEHTFQRQNWIQKYVHATDIPLVYWATEDPTFAVTFSLPLIRMVMPHFVFTISPSWVKHYNSLGIKAAHMDFGHHSSVHHPVESQARYRSTISVVANAYPHVFEKYPDHYRLTSLHTLIRPLLQAQIRINFFGRDWDKMKPYLGVDIPREWQYGYLPYTDANKVYSSSDIIIGLQNYKNQVTQRTYEILGSGGFLFTLDTPEIRRLFTPGKDLVASSSPEETLRLIRHYLDHPEECKPIREQGRLAVSNATYRHRAEHMITVLQEDGILTMEDRIELNGDNNDEKEKPAMHHVKKGDTLWEIAKQYGVTVEKIKSWNKLTSDMIYVDDSLAVSDVPEEVQDHTDGPKESTHLVKQEDTLWNISKKYGVSVEQLKIWNNLASDTIYENQLLKIEDDETERT